In Ferrimicrobium acidiphilum DSM 19497, the genomic stretch TGCCGGTACTCGATTGGGATCGGCGACCGCTTTCCAAGGAGCTAGTTTAGAGGCGTGAACCAACTCGTAGCGATCCAACTAGAGCCGACAGAGCAGCTCGTCGAGATGATCGCCAAATGCTGGGCTCGAGACGATGCGGTAGCGGTCCTGGACCCACGCTCACCAAAGATGCGCATCGAGGAACGGTTAGCCGTCCTGGCAGCTCATCGCCTCGTCGACTCCGATGGTGTCCATGAACTCGATCCTCACGCCCCTGTGCTCCCGACTGGCAGTCGGATAGTAATTACCACCTCCGGCACGACCGGACCGCCGAAGGCGATCGTTCACACCGAAGCAAACCTGTTCGCCTCTGCGCAATCGATCCAGAGACGACTTGCAATCAACGCGAACGACGTATGGTTCTGCCCACTCTCGCCGGCCTACATCGGTGGACTCGCCGTCATAGCGCGCTCATTGCTCCTCGGTAACCGAGTGCTCATGGGTCAACATCTCGATCAAGTATCGGTGGACAACGCACTCGCATCGGGTGCCACGCTGACAGTAGCGGTCACTGCAGCCCTGCCATCGGTCGATCTGAGCGGCTTCCGCTCAGTATTGCTTGGTGCTCAACCACCTCCCGAGCAGGTACCCACCAACGCAATCGTCACCTACGGCATGACTGAGACCGGCTCAGGGGTCATCTATGACGGCCATCCGCTGGACGGTGTCGAGGTCCGCATTGTCGATGATGTCATAGAACTTCGCGGTCCGATGATGGCCAAACACTATCGAAATGGAGCTCCAGTCCTAGACAGCGACGGCTGGCTTAACACTGGTGATCTTGGCAGCTTCAGTGACGATGGTTCGCTACGAGTCTTAGGGCGGGCAAGCGAGCTCATCAACAGCGGCGGCCACAAGGTAAACCCGCTTCGCGTAGAGGCTGCCGTGAGTGCTCAATTCGGCAGCGACCTTGGCGATCTCTGTGTCGTCGCCACCACCGATGATCGCTTCGGTGAAGCCGTAACCCTCGTGGTTACCTCACCAAAACCTCCCGATCTCAATACGGTACGCAACCACCTGGATAGCCTTGAGAGATACGAGCTACCCCGCCGGATCATCACTGTCGAATCCATCCCCCGCACCGAGACTGGCAAACCAATGCGCAAGACCCTAGGACAGCAACTCTCTGGTGATTAATCGCATCAGGTGCATCTTGTGTGCCAGCTCTCCGCACATGAACGCTACTCTCACTTGCGAGCAGGGCTAGCTACCTTCACGACCAACGGTTGGACCCATAGGAGCAATGATCAGCAACACTGGTAGACCCACTGGCGTCGACTTCGCAAAGATCGAGATCTACACACCTCCGACTACAAAGGCCTCCGATTACAGAGACGGCCCAATCTTGGAGCAATTTCTTGCACACGTGCCCGCTGAGCCACGATCGGACGGCCCAACATTTGGAGTGACCGCATCCATGATGCATGCCCACAACAGCGGTCATTGGCGAAAACAGTCAAAGTCTACCGCGATCGAGGGCCCGCCCTGAGACGCTAGGTCAGCAGGCGCGAACCCTCGATCCTGTTCACAACCAACCACCATCGACAGATGGAGACCGTAGTCGTGCTAATCAGCTAGAGCTGGCTCATAATCTATATCGCGCTCCTCGGCGGTTGGCATCTTGAAGTACGGGCGCCCTTTGACCCAGTAGATGATCATCGGGATGAGGCCAAGGGCCATCGATCCTAGACCCACGATCAACGTCGCTGCATTCAGGCCCGGGATAGTCTGCTCAAACATGACCGCCATAAAGACGGCACCCACGAGTGGCCAAAGCCCGGCAAAGAAGAAGTAGTTGGCGCCGGTAAAGATCTTCTTGCGATAGAGGATCACCACCGAGAACCCTGCAAGTGCATAGTAAATCGCAATCTGGAGTCCGATGGCATTGATCGCATCGGTGAGGACGGTGCCGATAGAACCGATGTAATTCGAGGCAATGAAGAGGCCCAACGATATGACTGCGACGACAACAGTGGCGGTCACCGGGGTCTTGCGGGTCGCGTGAGTGACACCAAGCGCTCTTGGGAGCGTGCCATCACGTCCCATCGAGAACATAGTACGCGTTACCTGGATGATCGTAGTCTCTAAGGTTGCAACGGTGGAGAGGACAACCGCAACCACCAGCAACTTGCCACCAAGCCCGTGCCAGACCGTCTGACCAAGCACCAGAAGTACATCACCAGCGTTGTTGGCGATAATCTTGTTGGTAAGCACCATATTAGTACCGATAGTGAATACCTCAAAGAGAACGAAGACCACGATCACACCGATAATTCCGCCAAGGCCAGGTGTTACTTTGGCCTCCTTAGTCTCCTCATTGAGGTTGGCGGTCACATCCCAACCCCAGTAATAGAACGCCGCAACCAGCGCACCACCAAAGAAGACGCTGGAGGAGTGGAACACCGATGGCGAGAACCATGACCACGAGAAGTTGCGCACATCATGGCCGTGAACGAGCATCAGAACGGCGAAGACCACCAAGATCACGAGCTCGATCGAGGACATTATTACCTGAATTCTGGCGGTGATGGTCACCCCGGCGATCACTGCTGCGATCATTATCAAGAAGACAATCGAGCCAACGATAGTGACCGCCGTGACATTGTTGGCTGCTGAATTCGAGAACAACCCCAAAAGCGTCGAGCCTGCTGGATAGGCGCCGGCCACCATGAAAATCAGTGCCGAGGCGACAAGTGCCCAGCCAGCTATATATCCAAGAACCGGATGCAGCGCTCTCCTTACCCAGGCATAGCTGGCTCCGGCGTTAGTTTCAGAACGGCCGAGATAGTTAAACGCCCAAACGATACCGAACATAGCAATGCCACAGTACAGTAGTGCCGCAGGTCCGCCTACTGATACTGCCCCAATGAGTACCGCGGTCGAGGCTGCAATCGAATACGCTGGGGCGACACCAGCGACACCCATAACACTCGAATCGAGTAATGAGAGTGCGCCACGTCTGAGACTATGACCACCCCCTTGCCGACCTCCGGATGTCTCCGGAGCGTGCTCCACTGTATCCACGTATCCTCCCCCTTTTTGAACCCAACTACAGGTGTATGCTGTAATGTATCAGATCCTACGGAATCGTGCTGCCAATTGACAAATTTTTATTGAATCCGTAACAAATTCGCGCTTGAACCAACGTATAGCTAGAACATCCCCATGACTTCGTTACCGCCATCTATGACCACCGTGGTTCCGGTCATCCATTGCGCATCCGAGGACAACAAGAACGAAATGACGCCAGCAACATCGTCTGGCTCCCCGATGCGGCCAAGCGGCAGACGTTGAGAAAGCTGGCCTTCTAACGAGTCAACCAACATGGAGGCAAATTGGGTGCGAATAAGTCCCGGCGCTACCGTGTTCACTCGAATCCGTGGACCTAGCTCCGCTCCAAACTGCCGAGTCATGTGCAAGAGCGCCGCCTTCTGGACGTTGTACCACCCGATCAGGGGCTCAACATGGAGTCCACCAATGGAGGCGACGTTCACCACCGCCCCCTGATGATCACGGTCACCAATACGCTTCGCTAACTCTTGAATCATCATGGTTGGCGCTTTGAGATTGACCTGATAGACGACGTCCATTACCTTGGGCGTTAACTCCACCATCGGACCAGCCCACGGATTCGTGGCAGCATTATTGACCAACAACGTAACGGTGCCGAGCATCTCCTCGGTCATATCGAAGATAGCCGCAGGTGCCCCTTCGTCGCGCAGGTTCGCCGGGCAAGTACCGACTACCGCACCAGGAACTGAATCACTAATCTGTCTGGAAGCTGCGTCGAGTTCATCGGGTTTCCTTGCAACCAGCATCACCTGATGTCCATCTTGAGCGAGCCGCGTAGCGGTAGCGAGCCCAATACCTCGCGATCCTCCTGTGACAATAGCAACACCCATGACAACTCCTTTCGTTAACCTTCCCCAAGATTAGACCACAACCATCGCAGTAAACAGCACGGACGGGCCTCAACACCAGATGACGCGACCCTCCTGGATGCTAGGCTTGCGATCAACGATGAGCGCAATCCCACCCCCACCAACCAACCGGCTCGCCGAGTCATCAAGTCGGTACTTGCGCCAGCATGCAAACGATCCAGTTGCATGGCAACCTTATGGCCAAGCCGCCTTTGATCTTGCGGACTCGCTT encodes the following:
- a CDS encoding AMP-binding protein — protein: MNQLVAIQLEPTEQLVEMIAKCWARDDAVAVLDPRSPKMRIEERLAVLAAHRLVDSDGVHELDPHAPVLPTGSRIVITTSGTTGPPKAIVHTEANLFASAQSIQRRLAINANDVWFCPLSPAYIGGLAVIARSLLLGNRVLMGQHLDQVSVDNALASGATLTVAVTAALPSVDLSGFRSVLLGAQPPPEQVPTNAIVTYGMTETGSGVIYDGHPLDGVEVRIVDDVIELRGPMMAKHYRNGAPVLDSDGWLNTGDLGSFSDDGSLRVLGRASELINSGGHKVNPLRVEAAVSAQFGSDLGDLCVVATTDDRFGEAVTLVVTSPKPPDLNTVRNHLDSLERYELPRRIITVESIPRTETGKPMRKTLGQQLSGD
- a CDS encoding APC family permease encodes the protein MDTVEHAPETSGGRQGGGHSLRRGALSLLDSSVMGVAGVAPAYSIAASTAVLIGAVSVGGPAALLYCGIAMFGIVWAFNYLGRSETNAGASYAWVRRALHPVLGYIAGWALVASALIFMVAGAYPAGSTLLGLFSNSAANNVTAVTIVGSIVFLIMIAAVIAGVTITARIQVIMSSIELVILVVFAVLMLVHGHDVRNFSWSWFSPSVFHSSSVFFGGALVAAFYYWGWDVTANLNEETKEAKVTPGLGGIIGVIVVFVLFEVFTIGTNMVLTNKIIANNAGDVLLVLGQTVWHGLGGKLLVVAVVLSTVATLETTIIQVTRTMFSMGRDGTLPRALGVTHATRKTPVTATVVVAVISLGLFIASNYIGSIGTVLTDAINAIGLQIAIYYALAGFSVVILYRKKIFTGANYFFFAGLWPLVGAVFMAVMFEQTIPGLNAATLIVGLGSMALGLIPMIIYWVKGRPYFKMPTAEERDIDYEPALAD
- a CDS encoding SDR family oxidoreductase — translated: MGVAIVTGGSRGIGLATATRLAQDGHQVMLVARKPDELDAASRQISDSVPGAVVGTCPANLRDEGAPAAIFDMTEEMLGTVTLLVNNAATNPWAGPMVELTPKVMDVVYQVNLKAPTMMIQELAKRIGDRDHQGAVVNVASIGGLHVEPLIGWYNVQKAALLHMTRQFGAELGPRIRVNTVAPGLIRTQFASMLVDSLEGQLSQRLPLGRIGEPDDVAGVISFLLSSDAQWMTGTTVVIDGGNEVMGMF